From Penaeus monodon isolate SGIC_2016 chromosome 6, NSTDA_Pmon_1, whole genome shotgun sequence, the proteins below share one genomic window:
- the LOC119574719 gene encoding keratin-associated protein 10-4-like: protein MERKLLVVFPKVAWILLLYLGSCKVKYVSCFDETREAEPECTITAECNDVGGMCTFDHDEVQCDFTNSVICQDFGCSCCINCTNQANARCRRKYAGSCKKACDETELEISDCEAGCKCCGCKITQACISKGGYCKVGKRGCNGRVTKQCFGRNCYCCIPDDPCPETLACEESGGHCAVNCSAGEVGRPGIVESRSIGFHIFLTDPCENTISCASMNGHCNSSCADDEIPLPDLCHAEDCSCCVKEECTQSKCCSFSGGRCDRACNDGEVAEEDLCAGGCVCCFQDTCPDSPKCQALDGRCVESCEADELAVPWLCGGENCTCCVKNNCNQTKCCEAFGGSCGKVCYEGEASIEDVCEGTCQCCVKAPCEQSNCCTVLGGSCNATCGRGERAVEGVCNGEHCLCCVPALNFGNYEYSAMIRVKYDQLCFHERSLQLVMRR from the exons ATGGAGAGGAAACTCCTTGTAGTCTTTCCCAAGGTCGCCTGGATTCTACTTCTCTACTTG GGTTCCTGCAAAGTTAAATACGTCTCTTGCTTCGATGAAACACGAGAAg CTGAACCAGAGTGTACTATAACGGCTGAATGCAATGACGTTGGTGGCATGTGCACCTTTGACCACGATGAAGTTCAGTGCGATTTCACAAATTCCGTCATCTGTCAAGATTTCGGATGCAGTTGTTGTATCA ATTGCACGAACCAAGCCAACGCAAGATGCAGAAGGAAGTACGCGGGGTCTTGCAAAAAGGCTTGTGACGAGACTGAGTTGGAGATCTCTGACTGCGAAGCCGGTTGCAAGTGTTGCGGCTGCAAGATCACGCAGGCATGCATCAGCAAAGGGGGATATTGCAAAGTGGGAAAGAGAGGTTGCAATGGCAGGGTGACGAAACAGTGTTTCGGGAGGAATTGCTACTGTTGCATCCCAG ATGATCCTTGTCCGGAGACCTTGGCGTGTGAAGAAAGTGGCGGTCATTGTGCTGTAAACTGTTCAGCCGGAGAGGTCGGCCGCCCTgggat CGTTGAATCTCGATCGATTGGTTTCCATATCTTCTTGACAGATCCGTGTGAGAATACGATCAGCTGTGCTTCCATGAACGGTCACTGCAACTCGTCATGCGCAGATGATGAGATTCCTCTGCCTGACCTCTGTCATGCAGAAGACTGTTCCTGTTGTGTCAAAG AGGAGTGCACGCAAAGTAAATGCTGCAGCTTTTCTGGAGGGAGATGCGACCGGGCTTGCAACGATGGAGAAGTTGCAGAAGAAGATCTTTGTGCTGGAGGCTGTGTTTGTTGCTTCCAAG acACGTGCCCGGACAGCCCCAAGTGCCAGGCGCTGGACGGGCGCTGCGTGGAGAGCTGTGAGGCCGACGAGCTGGCCGTCCCGTGGCTCTGCGGAGGCGAAAACTGCACCTGCTGCGTCAAGA ACAACTGCAACCAGACCAAGTGCTGCGAAGCCTTCGGCGGAAGCTGCGGCAAAGTGTGCTACGAAGGCGAGGCGTCCATCGAGGACGTGTGCGAAGGAACGTGCCAATGCTGCGTCAAGG CCCCGTGTGAGCAGAGCAACTGCTGCACCGTACTGGGCGGCAGCTGCAACGCCACGTGCGGCCGAGGCGAGAGAGCCGTCGAGGGCGTCTGCAACGGAGAGCACTGCCTCTGCTGCGTGCCAG CTCTCAATTTTGGCAATTATGAGTATTCAGCAATG ATCCGTGTGAAATACGATCAGCTGTGCTTCCATGAACGGTCACTGCAACTCGTCATGCGCAGATGA